From Pantoea sp. Ep11b, the proteins below share one genomic window:
- the hpxU gene encoding MurR/RpiR family transcriptional regulator HpxU has product MKQLDERLRSHYPQLSPQEQRIADFVFDHFDDLISYNSAELARLSGVSKATVSRLFKRLGYEKYKDMRDELRILRQSGMPLTDNRDAVQGNTLLARHYKQEMANLTQWVNSLDARQFSEVVGQMAQAKRVFIIGMRNAYPVALHLRQQLVQARSQVHILPQPGQTLAEELVDITPEDMVVVMAFRRRPRIIRPLMQQLQAAAVPVLVLCEPQAQTVMALARWQLCTPLDSVSAFDSYSAAMSLVNLLANALLHETLAQGRQRIHQIADLYQQFDELEHR; this is encoded by the coding sequence ATGAAACAGCTTGATGAACGACTCAGAAGTCACTATCCCCAGCTTTCGCCGCAGGAGCAGCGTATTGCCGACTTCGTTTTTGACCACTTCGACGATCTGATCAGCTACAACAGCGCCGAGCTGGCGCGGCTCAGCGGCGTGTCGAAAGCCACGGTCAGTCGGCTGTTTAAGCGTCTGGGCTATGAAAAATATAAGGATATGCGTGATGAGCTGCGCATCCTGCGTCAGAGCGGCATGCCGCTGACCGATAACCGCGATGCCGTGCAGGGCAACACGCTGCTGGCGCGCCACTACAAGCAGGAGATGGCCAACCTGACGCAGTGGGTCAACAGCCTGGATGCCCGGCAGTTCAGTGAGGTGGTCGGGCAGATGGCGCAGGCGAAGCGCGTCTTTATCATCGGCATGCGCAACGCCTATCCGGTGGCGCTGCACCTGCGTCAGCAGCTGGTGCAGGCGCGTTCCCAGGTGCATATCCTGCCGCAGCCGGGCCAGACGCTGGCTGAGGAGCTGGTGGATATCACCCCGGAAGATATGGTAGTGGTGATGGCGTTTCGTCGTCGTCCCCGTATTATCCGGCCGCTGATGCAGCAGCTTCAGGCCGCTGCGGTGCCGGTGCTGGTGCTGTGTGAGCCGCAGGCGCAGACGGTGATGGCGCTGGCGCGCTGGCAGCTCTGTACGCCGCTGGACAGCGTCTCCGCCTTTGACAGCTACAGCGCCGCCATGAGCCTGGTCAACCTGCTGGCAAACGCGCTGCTACATGAAACCCTGGCCCAGGGACGTCAGCGTATTCATCAGATCGCGGATCTTTATCAGCAGTTTGACGAGCTGGAGCACCGTTAA
- a CDS encoding transporter substrate-binding domain-containing protein, protein MKKVLMAVAAAALLMAQTGSALADQLQDIQKRGVIRVAVPQDFPPFGSVGTDLQPQGYDIDMAKYLAKQMKLKLQLVPVSSANRVPYLQTDKVDLVISSMGKNAEREKVIDFTRAYAPFFLGVFGPKGDEIKAAAALSGKSIGVTRGAVEDMVLSDVAPKDAQVKRYEDNNTTLSAYLSGQVQYVATGNLVVAAIARQNPAKAPVAQFMLKDSPCYIGLKKDQPALKAKVNELIEQGIKDGTLNKLSEEWLKAPLPANLGA, encoded by the coding sequence ATGAAAAAAGTTCTGATGGCGGTTGCCGCAGCGGCGTTACTGATGGCGCAGACGGGAAGCGCGCTGGCCGATCAACTGCAGGATATTCAGAAGCGCGGCGTCATCCGCGTTGCCGTGCCGCAGGATTTCCCGCCGTTTGGTTCGGTGGGTACCGATCTGCAGCCGCAGGGGTATGACATCGATATGGCGAAATACCTGGCAAAGCAGATGAAACTTAAGTTGCAGCTGGTGCCGGTCAGCAGTGCCAACCGCGTGCCTTACCTGCAGACCGACAAGGTCGATCTGGTGATCTCCAGCATGGGTAAAAACGCCGAGCGGGAAAAAGTGATCGACTTTACCCGCGCCTATGCGCCGTTCTTCCTGGGCGTGTTCGGGCCGAAAGGCGACGAAATCAAGGCGGCAGCGGCCCTGAGCGGCAAGTCGATCGGCGTCACGCGCGGAGCGGTCGAGGATATGGTGCTGAGCGACGTGGCGCCGAAAGATGCGCAGGTGAAACGTTACGAAGATAACAACACTACGCTGTCCGCGTATCTCTCCGGTCAGGTGCAGTATGTGGCTACCGGCAACCTCGTGGTCGCCGCGATCGCGCGTCAGAATCCGGCCAAAGCGCCCGTCGCGCAGTTTATGCTGAAAGATTCGCCCTGCTATATCGGCCTGAAGAAAGATCAGCCTGCGCTGAAAGCGAAAGTAAACGAACTGATTGAGCAGGGCATTAAAGATGGCACCCTGAATAAACTCTCTGAAGAGTGGCTGAAAGCGCCGCTGCCCGCGAACCTCGGCGCCTGA